GGGGGAAAGGTAACTGCGACAGGCAATATTTTTATCATGGGAAATCTACGAGGTATTGCTCATGCAGGAATTGATGGAGACAAACAAGCATTTATAGTTGCATCTTATATGAACCCGATGCAATTAAGAATTGCACATTATATAAGTCGTGCTCCAGATTATGAATCTGATGGTGTGTACATGGAATGTGGATTAGTCGATGAAGAGAAGGATAAGATAATTATTGATCGGCTCCAGGTTCTTTCACAGAGACGAAGAGAGATAAACAGGTTCGAAAGGAGAATGCTAAATGGGTGAAGCGATCGTTATTACATCTGGAAAAGGTGGGGTTGGTAAAACAACGACTACTGCCAATATTGGTACTGCGTTGGCGTTAATGGATAAAAAAGTTTGTTTAATAGATACAGATATTGGATTAAGGAACCTTGATGTAGTCATGGGACTGGAAAACCGGATTATCTATGATATTGTTGATGTTATTGAAGAAAGATGTAAGCTGAAACAAGCACTAATAAAAGACAAACGTTTTGATTACTTATCCTTATTACCAGCAGCACAAACGAGTGATAAAACGTCAGTAACATCTGATGGAATGCAACGGATTATTGCTGAACTTAAACAGGAATACGATTATATTATTATCGATTGTCCAGCCGGTATTGAACAAGGATTTCAAAATGCGATTGCAGGCGCTGATAAGGCAATTGTTGTTACTACACCGGAAAAGTCAAGTGTAAGAGATGCTGATCGTATAATTGGGTTACTGGAAAAAGAAGAGATGGAAGAGCCTCCTCGCCTAGTTATTAATCGGATTCGCAACCATATGATGAAAAATGGGGATATGCTGGATATCGATGAAGTATTGCAAATTTTATCTGTTGATCTAATTGGTATTGTGATTGATGATGATGAAGTTATTAAAGCTTCCAATAAAGGAGAACCAGTGGCATATAAACCAAGTTCCAAAGCTTCGATAGCTTATCGCAATATTGCAAGAAGAATTCTCGGTGAAACGGTTCCTTTACAATCGTTAGATACAGAAAAAGGAATGATGCATAAGATTAAGCAATTTTTTGGGATGCGCTCTTAGATGGATTGCATTATTACATTATACTACCACGTAGTAAAAGCAGGGGATTCCTGCTTTTTTTATGTATAGGAAACGATAAAATTAGGTGCTTGGGGATAACGAAATAACCGAGTAGCCACGTCCGGATCCATCACCCAGCAACGATGCGACTTTAGAAATGCGCCCTACGATAAGTCATCATCGGTTCGTCGCCTCACCGTGATTACCTTTATCTCAGTTGATTCGTTCCATTCGCTACGTTGCTAAACGGGCGCCCCGCGCCTTTGTTCTGTGGATCAAATCAATAACCTTCATTATTGCCTCGATTTAATATCAAATTCGATGGTCAAAAGTTATCGATTCAAACATAGATAGATGTAACGAGCATATCAAATATTTCTGTAATTCAGTGACTAGTCATTTGGACAGAAATTTTGCTTTTACATCAAATAGAACCACTTACCTTTTCTACATTTACACAGTTGTACTACTTGTCTTTTGTTTCTAACATATAATTGCAATATTCCTCATATACTTGTACAAACCAGACCAGAAGGAATGTGAGGTATATGAGTAAAGGTGTAAAGAAGGTTCGTCAATCCATTGAACAAAGGAAAAAATCACGTCATTTTGCATCACGGACAAATATATCAAAGCAAATTGCCGATCCGTTTGTTCAAGAAGAAGAAAAGCATGGGTTTGAACCCCTCTATACTGCTACAGGAACAAGCAATAGCCAACATGGAAGAATAGTTAGTGGACTTATATGGAAAGGAATTCTTTCCGTGATCTTATTCCTGAGTGTTGCGATTATTTGGCAAACCGATTCATCCCGATTACAGTCAGCTAAATCCATCCTAAGTACTGCTTTAGTGGAGGAATTTCCATTTGCTAAGGTAAATCTTTGGTATCAAGATACGTTTGGCAGTCCTCTTGCTTTAATACCTGACAGTCAATCAAATCATCAGGAAATGAGCGATAATACGCAGGCAATGCCCGTTAATGGCAGTGTTTCCGAATCCTTTCAAACGAATGGCACAGGGATAAAAATCTCTACTGATGGGAAGTCCGACGTAACAGCATTAGGACAAGGTATTGTTATATTTGCAGGGAATGACCGCCGAACAAATAAAACCATTGTTATTCAACATCCAGATGATAGTTTAACAACATACGGGGAATTAAGTAATATAGATGTTCATTTATATGAGCATGTGGCAGCAAATCAGGCAATCGGTCAGTTTGTCCCAACGGAAAAAAACCAAGCTGTTTATTTTTCCATTGAAAAGGATAATCAATATATTGATCCGGTACAGGTGATAAAAGTTGACGATGTGGAATAATCTATTTCCCAAAGTGCATGTGCATCCTATTTTATTGCTTTTTCTTATTATTTCTTTTTTTACAGGTACGTTCGTGCAATTGATCATTTTATTGTTTATCGTGTTTTTTCATGAATTAGGTCATTATACCATGGCACTAAAATTCAAGTGGCAAATAAAGAGAATCATGCTCTGGGTTTTTGGCGGGGTCATGGATACAGAAGAACATGGAACTAGACCTGTAAAGGAAGAAGTTCTAGTCATTTGCGCTGGTCCCTTTCAGCATATTGTTTTATATGGTGTTATGCTTGTGGTTGCCGATACTGGCTTGTTATCGTCATCTATTATCGATACATTCATGTACTATAATACGGCCATATTTTTATTTAATTTACTACCGATCTTACCCTTAGACGGGGGGAAATTACTTCAACTAATTTTATCAACAAAATGGCCATATAAGCTGGCGTATTATCGTACTATTTATTTTTCACTCATTACTTGTGTACTTCTTCTGTTTGCACAATTGATCATTATACCTTTTACATTAAGCACCTTTTTTTTGTTCCTCTTTTTATTGTTTGAAAATAAAAATGAATGGCATAAACGGTATTATGCGTTTATGAGATTTCTACTTAAACGATATGAGAAGAGAAATAAGCCGAATAAGCGGAGGAGTTCTATTAAGGTGAAATCCGAAACCGCGCTTCTAGACGTATTTTCACGATTTTATCGAGGGCGGGATCACGATATTCATATTTTATATCCGAATAATACAGTGAAGATTATCGATGAATCAGTTTGTTTACATTGTTATTTTAATGAAAAACAATATAAAGCCACCATTGGTGGAGTAGGAAAAAGGTAACTTTAATGTAACAATATTTTCTAGTCCTGATGATTTAAGATCAAACCATGTTAAAATGAATGACGCATATAAACTTCATAATAGTTTTTAAAAATCCTAGAGGGGATTTTCTGAATTCAGTGGCGTGATACAATTCGTATTCGAATCACCTCGCTTTACGTTTATCAAGAGATACAAAACGGTAAAGAGTAGTAGCAGTTGTTGTTTATTTGACTTTAGTTTTGATAAACATATTGACAAGGTACATACTGTAATGGTAACATTAATACGTTATTCATCGTAGCACCAGTGCTACAACCGCGCAGAACAGGTTTTAAAACTCGTTATAGAGTACCTGTATGGCGAGTCTTAGTTTATGGGAGGTGCAAAAAGCATGTACGCTATTATTGAAACTGGTGGTAAGCAAATCAAAGTAGAAGAAGGCCAAGAAGTCTTTGTTGAAAAAGTTGCTGCTGACCAAGATGAAACGGTTACTTTTGATAAAGTTCTTTTCGTTGGTGGAGATGATGTGAAAGTTGGTGCTCCTTATGTTGAAGGTGCATCTGTAACTGCAAAAGTTGCTAAACACGGTCGTCAAAAGAAAATTACTGTTTTCAAATATAAACCAAAAAAGAATTATCATCGTAAGCAAGGTCATCGTCAACCTTATACTAAATTAGTGATTGATAAAATCAATGCTTAAAAGGTAAACGTATGATTAAAGTAACTGTATTTCGTGAAAATGATCGAATTAAAGCATTTGAGCTTTCGGGACATGCTGAAAGTGGTCCATATGGTTATGATTTAGTATGCGCAGGTGTATCTGCGGTATCCATTGGATCTATAAATGCAGTTCTCACTTTATGTGAAGTGGACCTTGATATTGAGCAGGGCGGTGCTGGCGGTTACCTTTATGTAGCGATTCCAGGCTCTATTGCTAGTAAAAAGATGGAGCGGGTGCAGTTATTATTTGAAGGGATGCTAATATCGCTTTCTTCCATAGAACAGGAGTATCAACAATTTATTACTATCCAAGATAAGTAAGGAGGTGTATCTTATGCTACGTCTAGATTTACAGTTTTTCGCACAGAAAAAAGGTGCTGGTAGTACAAAAAACGGTCGTGACTCTGAAGCTAAACGACTTGGATCCAAACGTGCTGACGGCCAATTTGTAACAGGTGGATCTATTCTTTATCGTCAACGTGGAACAAAGGTTTATCCTGGTGAAAATGTTGGTCGCGGTGGAGATGATACACTTTTTTCTAAAATTGACGGTGTTGTGAAATTTGAACGCTATGGCCGCAATCGTAAAAAAGTAAGTGTATATCCTGTTGCTAAAGAAGCATAATACGAAACTCCAGCCAAATGTTTGGTTGGAGTTTTTTTAA
This genomic interval from Virgibacillus pantothenticus contains the following:
- the rplU gene encoding 50S ribosomal protein L21, whose protein sequence is MYAIIETGGKQIKVEEGQEVFVEKVAADQDETVTFDKVLFVGGDDVKVGAPYVEGASVTAKVAKHGRQKKITVFKYKPKKNYHRKQGHRQPYTKLVIDKINA
- the minD gene encoding septum site-determining protein MinD, whose amino-acid sequence is MGEAIVITSGKGGVGKTTTTANIGTALALMDKKVCLIDTDIGLRNLDVVMGLENRIIYDIVDVIEERCKLKQALIKDKRFDYLSLLPAAQTSDKTSVTSDGMQRIIAELKQEYDYIIIDCPAGIEQGFQNAIAGADKAIVVTTPEKSSVRDADRIIGLLEKEEMEEPPRLVINRIRNHMMKNGDMLDIDEVLQILSVDLIGIVIDDDEVIKASNKGEPVAYKPSSKASIAYRNIARRILGETVPLQSLDTEKGMMHKIKQFFGMRS
- a CDS encoding M23 family metallopeptidase, yielding MSKGVKKVRQSIEQRKKSRHFASRTNISKQIADPFVQEEEKHGFEPLYTATGTSNSQHGRIVSGLIWKGILSVILFLSVAIIWQTDSSRLQSAKSILSTALVEEFPFAKVNLWYQDTFGSPLALIPDSQSNHQEMSDNTQAMPVNGSVSESFQTNGTGIKISTDGKSDVTALGQGIVIFAGNDRRTNKTIVIQHPDDSLTTYGELSNIDVHLYEHVAANQAIGQFVPTEKNQAVYFSIEKDNQYIDPVQVIKVDDVE
- a CDS encoding ribosomal-processing cysteine protease Prp; protein product: MIKVTVFRENDRIKAFELSGHAESGPYGYDLVCAGVSAVSIGSINAVLTLCEVDLDIEQGGAGGYLYVAIPGSIASKKMERVQLLFEGMLISLSSIEQEYQQFITIQDK
- the rpmA gene encoding 50S ribosomal protein L27; this translates as MLRLDLQFFAQKKGAGSTKNGRDSEAKRLGSKRADGQFVTGGSILYRQRGTKVYPGENVGRGGDDTLFSKIDGVVKFERYGRNRKKVSVYPVAKEA
- a CDS encoding M50 family metallopeptidase translates to MWNNLFPKVHVHPILLLFLIISFFTGTFVQLIILLFIVFFHELGHYTMALKFKWQIKRIMLWVFGGVMDTEEHGTRPVKEEVLVICAGPFQHIVLYGVMLVVADTGLLSSSIIDTFMYYNTAIFLFNLLPILPLDGGKLLQLILSTKWPYKLAYYRTIYFSLITCVLLLFAQLIIIPFTLSTFFLFLFLLFENKNEWHKRYYAFMRFLLKRYEKRNKPNKRRSSIKVKSETALLDVFSRFYRGRDHDIHILYPNNTVKIIDESVCLHCYFNEKQYKATIGGVGKR